From a single Bremerella cremea genomic region:
- a CDS encoding zinc metallopeptidase, giving the protein MFFDPWYFIYIGPAFVLSMIAQLWLRSAYAKATKQAAPLSGAAAARHILDSAGLHNVAIERSPGGELSDHYDPRDKVLRLSPHVYAERTAAAVGIAAHEAGHAIQDARNYAPLIIRNLAVPAAGIGSNMGMLLAILGIVFSYQPLAYLGIILFSCVVFFQVINLPVEFDASNRAKAILVDLNIVPREEMPAVRNVLNAAALTYVAATLQAILTLLYLLMRANQRD; this is encoded by the coding sequence ATGTTTTTCGATCCTTGGTACTTCATTTACATCGGGCCGGCATTTGTGCTGAGCATGATTGCGCAGTTGTGGCTGCGAAGTGCCTACGCGAAGGCAACTAAACAGGCGGCTCCTTTGTCTGGTGCTGCCGCAGCGCGACATATTCTCGATTCGGCAGGTCTACACAATGTTGCCATCGAGCGGAGCCCTGGTGGTGAGCTTTCCGACCATTATGATCCTAGGGACAAGGTGCTACGGCTAAGCCCGCACGTTTACGCGGAGCGGACCGCAGCTGCCGTGGGGATTGCCGCGCACGAAGCAGGGCATGCGATTCAAGATGCGAGAAATTATGCCCCGCTTATCATTCGTAACCTTGCTGTGCCGGCAGCTGGTATTGGTTCGAATATGGGGATGTTGCTGGCCATTTTGGGGATCGTGTTCAGCTATCAGCCGTTAGCCTACCTCGGAATTATTTTGTTCAGCTGCGTGGTTTTCTTTCAGGTGATCAACCTGCCGGTTGAATTCGATGCCAGTAATCGAGCGAAAGCAATTTTGGTCGATCTAAATATCGTTCCTCGTGAGGAGATGCCAGCTGTCCGTAATGTGCTTAACGCTGCAGCTTTGACCTATGTGGCGGCTACCCTTCAGGCCATTTTGACCCTGCTTTATCTGTTGATGCGGGCCAATCAGAGGGACTAG
- a CDS encoding ADP-ribosylation factor-directed GTPase activating protein isoform b — MFDFSKRLVGLLVVFSLVSCRPVPPELSQTALPISAADNIEPETLKQRIDSVLDFTLKHRHLNTQDHAAWQILHGSLAYGRQFPVTHEGESISVVDYLSQGGKMNGWTIERGNKLQSEDPEKPKFGMRAVTEPGTRAGQGHFDQWLAILSQCDVPPDATFIVGPDTFTMTNFVQQVQLDISRNHLREFSWTLIGLTKYFPTDHTWTDSTGKQWSIGDLAQIEVEQGLANGACGGTHRLIGLSMALNRRKQAGLPIDGPWADAEQLIQQSIENARKFQNPNGSLSANYFARPGSSPDLAENLGTTGHTLEFLAISLSDEQLQEEWVSRAASYLCEVFERTEEVSLECGALYHAAHGLALYRERAFGDRTDPAP; from the coding sequence ATGTTCGATTTCTCGAAACGCCTGGTAGGACTTTTGGTTGTTTTTTCCCTGGTCAGTTGCCGGCCTGTTCCGCCTGAGCTTTCACAAACGGCGCTACCGATCTCGGCTGCGGATAATATTGAGCCAGAGACGCTCAAGCAGCGGATCGACAGCGTGCTCGACTTTACGCTAAAGCATCGGCATCTCAACACGCAAGATCACGCTGCCTGGCAGATTTTGCATGGGAGCTTAGCTTACGGTCGTCAGTTCCCGGTGACCCACGAAGGGGAGTCGATCTCGGTAGTCGACTACCTCAGCCAGGGAGGCAAAATGAACGGCTGGACGATCGAGCGAGGCAACAAGCTGCAATCGGAAGACCCTGAAAAACCAAAGTTCGGCATGCGCGCCGTCACCGAGCCAGGCACCCGAGCAGGGCAGGGGCACTTCGATCAGTGGTTGGCGATCCTTTCTCAATGTGATGTTCCGCCGGATGCAACATTCATTGTGGGCCCCGATACCTTCACCATGACCAACTTTGTCCAACAGGTTCAATTAGACATTTCCCGCAATCACCTGCGTGAATTCAGTTGGACACTCATTGGGCTGACAAAATATTTTCCCACGGATCACACCTGGACCGACTCGACCGGCAAGCAATGGAGCATCGGGGACTTGGCCCAGATCGAAGTCGAGCAAGGCCTGGCCAACGGAGCTTGCGGAGGAACGCACCGGCTGATTGGATTATCGATGGCACTCAATCGCCGTAAGCAAGCCGGCCTGCCCATCGACGGCCCCTGGGCAGACGCCGAGCAATTGATTCAGCAAAGCATTGAAAACGCCCGGAAGTTCCAAAACCCTAACGGATCCCTCAGCGCAAACTACTTTGCCCGCCCCGGCAGTTCACCCGACTTAGCCGAAAACCTGGGCACTACAGGGCACACGCTTGAGTTCCTGGCAATCTCGCTAAGTGACGAACAATTGCAGGAAGAATGGGTCAGCCGGGCTGCTTCTTATTTGTGTGAAGTGTTTGAACGCACAGAAGAAGTTTCGCTTGAATGTGGAGCCCTCTATCACGCTGCCCATGGTTTGGCGCTGTACCGCGAACGTGCGTTCGGTGATCGTACAGATCCAGCCCCATAG
- a CDS encoding leucine-rich repeat domain-containing protein, translating to MRHSYLAFVTVLASLSVVGMAVAQPPGMPPIPAGIGGAVDPELDRIVNTLEQGGCLFGYGASLSDEIVNWPEYGCIRVDGAKMQDSHWELLLQLPSVKLLALHNTPSAGKVRNCLRQLSQLSELQLDKSLDDSGMSTVAEIPSLQAIRIAETKVSDHGIWYLEELQNLEHIELETLPVTQQSFHYLKRLPRLSTLKVSDADLSGPWYLQQGDFPNLDKLSLQGEKINDEVASQVSQITSLIAIRFEGTKLSMTGLAQLAAMPNVEELSVAKSTFADAPCSMPSPASKLQNLDLSNTMAGDQFLTSVSNFPQLETLDLSFAKPTDRGLSQLKSLNQLHVLRLNNTDVTNSGIAELGCLPGLREIHLNDTKLDGDVLDHLAKIKTLEWIDLSNTQVSGEKLTKLATLPNLRGVALFNTPISSSDLPYLRKLARIDEVYVDGSQLSIAEQQQLREFFATAKTLPLQR from the coding sequence ATGCGGCACAGTTATCTTGCTTTCGTGACGGTTCTGGCTTCTCTGAGCGTGGTTGGCATGGCTGTCGCTCAGCCTCCTGGAATGCCGCCGATTCCTGCTGGCATCGGCGGTGCCGTCGATCCAGAATTGGATCGGATTGTCAACACGTTGGAACAAGGAGGTTGCCTGTTCGGTTATGGCGCTTCGCTTTCCGACGAGATTGTCAATTGGCCAGAGTACGGCTGCATTCGAGTGGATGGAGCGAAAATGCAAGACTCGCACTGGGAGTTGTTGCTGCAGCTTCCGTCGGTGAAATTGCTGGCCCTACACAACACCCCCTCTGCCGGCAAAGTACGAAATTGCTTGCGTCAGCTTTCGCAGTTGTCTGAATTGCAACTTGATAAAAGCTTAGACGACAGCGGCATGTCTACGGTGGCTGAAATTCCCAGCCTTCAAGCGATACGTATTGCCGAAACCAAGGTATCTGACCATGGCATTTGGTACTTGGAAGAACTGCAAAACCTCGAGCATATCGAGCTAGAGACGCTGCCGGTTACCCAACAAAGCTTTCATTACCTCAAGCGTCTCCCGCGATTGTCGACACTCAAGGTCTCGGATGCCGATTTAAGCGGGCCGTGGTATTTGCAGCAGGGTGACTTTCCGAATCTCGATAAGCTCTCGCTGCAAGGGGAAAAGATAAATGACGAAGTCGCCAGCCAGGTTTCGCAAATAACAAGCCTGATTGCCATCCGCTTTGAAGGAACGAAATTGTCGATGACCGGGTTGGCTCAACTAGCCGCCATGCCCAATGTGGAAGAGCTATCCGTGGCCAAATCAACATTTGCGGATGCTCCTTGCTCGATGCCTAGCCCGGCTTCCAAGTTGCAAAACTTAGATCTCAGCAATACAATGGCTGGCGATCAATTTCTTACTTCAGTCAGCAACTTCCCTCAGTTGGAAACGCTTGATCTTTCGTTTGCTAAGCCAACCGATCGTGGCCTCTCGCAGTTGAAGTCGCTTAATCAACTGCACGTACTGCGGTTGAATAATACCGATGTCACCAATAGCGGTATTGCGGAACTCGGTTGTTTGCCTGGTCTACGCGAGATTCACCTCAACGATACCAAGCTCGACGGAGATGTGCTCGATCATTTGGCCAAGATCAAGACATTAGAGTGGATCGACCTAAGCAATACGCAGGTTTCCGGCGAAAAGCTTACCAAGTTAGCGACGCTCCCCAACCTGCGGGGCGTGGCCCTCTTCAACACCCCCATCAGCTCAAGCGATTTGCCTTACCTGCGAAAGCTGGCCCGGATCGACGAAGTTTACGTTGACGGTAGCCAACTCTCGATTGCCGAACAGCAGCAGCTGCGCGAGTTCTTTGCCACCGCCAAAACCTTGCCGCTGCAACGGTAG
- a CDS encoding peroxiredoxin: MSVLVTQPAPDFSAEAVMEDGSFKKISLSDYQGKYVLLFFYPLDFTFVCPTEIIAFSEAIESFKQLNVQVLGCSIDSHFSHLAWRQTPRSQGGIGEIKYPLVADLDKSIAKNYDVLLPGGIALRGLFLIDKDGVVRHQVVNDLPLGRSVEEALRMVQALQFFEANGEVCPANWKEGARSIKASPDASKEFFEAEYSS, from the coding sequence ATGAGTGTTTTAGTTACGCAGCCAGCTCCGGATTTTTCCGCCGAAGCTGTGATGGAAGACGGTTCGTTCAAGAAGATCAGCCTATCCGACTACCAGGGAAAGTACGTTCTTCTGTTCTTCTATCCGCTGGACTTCACATTCGTGTGCCCCACCGAGATTATCGCTTTCTCGGAAGCCATTGAAAGCTTCAAGCAGTTGAATGTCCAGGTTCTGGGCTGCTCGATCGATAGCCACTTCTCGCACTTGGCATGGCGTCAAACGCCCCGCAGCCAAGGTGGTATTGGCGAAATCAAGTATCCATTGGTCGCTGACTTGGACAAGAGCATTGCCAAGAACTACGACGTTTTGCTTCCAGGTGGCATCGCCCTGCGTGGCTTGTTCCTCATCGACAAAGATGGTGTGGTCCGTCATCAAGTGGTCAACGACCTGCCGCTGGGCCGTAGTGTTGAGGAAGCCCTCCGCATGGTTCAAGCGCTGCAGTTCTTTGAAGCCAACGGCGAAGTTTGCCCAGCCAACTGGAAAGAAGGCGCTCGCAGCATCAAGGCTTCACCCGACGCCTCGAAGGAATTCTTTGAAGCGGAATACTCCAGCTAA
- a CDS encoding cytochrome-c peroxidase — MKSMCLALAIAAASLTLASSISAAPPSNTVTLGDSSLTAGIPGEGPLTVEQINKWLADPANHEELKITLPFGLDAAAGQITGLDKNPMTRAKIELGRQLYFDTRLSSDSTVSCASCHHPEKGWAFDTQFGVGVDGQEGNRNSPVSFNRILSGKQFWDGRAATLEEQAVGPIANPIEMANTHEVAVDTIKKIPGYKVQFEKIFDDGVNIDNVGKAIATFERAIVTGPAPYDYYEVVRSFQQQFPEEELKYLAEDDPELYKKYADALKGAAGMSESARRGREIFFSEKGKCTACHAGANFTDELYHNLGVGMNAKEPDLGRYEVTKDEKDKGAFKTPTIRNIAQSPPYMHDGSQKTLEEVVEWYVQGGHPNPYLSDKVQKLNLTEQDKTDLVNFMKACTGEFPQIEPGRLPK, encoded by the coding sequence ATGAAATCGATGTGCCTGGCACTGGCGATCGCCGCCGCTTCGCTTACCCTGGCCAGCAGTATTTCTGCGGCACCACCGTCCAACACCGTCACCCTTGGTGATTCTTCATTAACTGCGGGTATTCCTGGCGAAGGGCCGTTAACCGTCGAGCAAATCAACAAGTGGCTTGCCGATCCAGCCAATCATGAAGAACTTAAAATCACCCTTCCATTCGGGCTCGATGCCGCCGCAGGGCAAATCACCGGGCTCGACAAAAACCCGATGACGCGGGCCAAGATCGAACTGGGGCGTCAGCTCTATTTTGATACGCGTCTTTCTTCCGACAGCACGGTAAGCTGCGCCAGTTGTCACCACCCTGAAAAAGGCTGGGCCTTCGACACACAATTTGGCGTGGGAGTGGATGGACAGGAAGGGAATCGTAACTCGCCGGTTTCGTTCAATCGGATTCTCAGCGGCAAGCAATTCTGGGATGGTCGCGCGGCAACGCTCGAAGAACAAGCGGTCGGTCCCATCGCCAACCCGATTGAAATGGCCAACACGCATGAAGTCGCGGTCGATACCATCAAGAAGATCCCCGGCTACAAAGTGCAGTTCGAGAAGATCTTTGACGATGGTGTGAACATCGACAACGTCGGCAAAGCGATCGCCACCTTTGAACGAGCAATCGTTACCGGTCCTGCTCCGTACGATTACTACGAAGTGGTCCGCAGCTTCCAACAGCAGTTCCCCGAAGAAGAACTGAAATACCTGGCCGAAGACGATCCGGAACTTTACAAGAAGTATGCCGATGCCCTGAAGGGGGCCGCCGGCATGTCGGAGAGTGCTCGTCGCGGTCGCGAAATCTTCTTCAGCGAGAAAGGGAAGTGTACCGCTTGCCACGCCGGAGCGAACTTCACCGACGAACTTTATCACAACCTAGGCGTCGGCATGAACGCCAAGGAACCCGATTTGGGACGTTACGAAGTTACTAAGGACGAGAAGGACAAAGGTGCCTTCAAGACCCCCACCATCCGCAACATCGCTCAATCACCTCCGTACATGCACGACGGTAGTCAAAAGACACTGGAAGAAGTCGTTGAATGGTATGTGCAGGGAGGTCATCCCAATCCGTATCTAAGCGATAAGGTCCAGAAACTAAACCTGACCGAGCAAGACAAGACCGACCTGGTCAACTTCATGAAGGCTTGCACCGGCGAGTTCCCCCAAATTGAGCCGGGGCGATTGCCGAAGTAA
- a CDS encoding MEKHLA domain-containing protein gives MNQQYPDAAPWMNHGWPELLPILLDSFQHRLGQQLVPRSGDPALDARRVYEAPFVVVSHNNAADPILTFGNQTALQLWEMDAESFLQTPSRLTAEPMHRDERAQLLERTTRDGYVDDYRGIRISASGRRFQIEQAIVWNLHDQAGKYVGQAATFNHWTFLGK, from the coding sequence GTGAACCAGCAGTACCCCGATGCGGCTCCTTGGATGAATCATGGTTGGCCGGAACTCTTGCCGATTCTTCTCGACTCTTTTCAGCATCGACTTGGCCAGCAACTGGTGCCCCGCAGTGGTGACCCTGCGTTAGATGCCAGGCGAGTTTATGAGGCCCCCTTTGTTGTCGTTTCGCACAACAATGCTGCCGACCCAATCTTGACGTTCGGCAACCAGACGGCTTTGCAACTGTGGGAGATGGATGCCGAGTCTTTCTTGCAGACGCCTTCCCGCCTGACTGCCGAACCAATGCACCGCGACGAACGTGCCCAACTGCTTGAGCGAACCACGCGCGATGGGTATGTCGATGACTATCGAGGCATTCGTATTTCTGCTTCTGGGCGGCGATTTCAAATCGAACAAGCGATTGTCTGGAACCTACATGACCAAGCCGGCAAGTACGTAGGCCAAGCCGCCACGTTCAATCATTGGACGTTTCTGGGGAAGTGA
- a CDS encoding UxaA family hydrolase, whose product MADEQISAQLVVLDASDNVAVARTNIAAGTPLTCGGADFAALDPVPAGHKISVRPIKRGEAVKKYGQIIGQATSDTRPGEHVHSHNLAIVDVHADYAACSQIPDPPAPITDRTFEGYVRANGKVGTRNYLAVISTVNCSASVAKFIAQRFPPEELAKYPNIDGVIAFKHEAGCAMQYQGDAHHTLNRLMAGIARHPNVGGFLLVGLGCETGAMGYLLQEQNLVQIEGVGGPDRPGPLVLSMQDMGGTLKTVEAGIAQVSQMLPQVNDVRRQTVSASHLCVGLECGGSDGNSGVTANPALGIASDRIVACGGTAILSETSEVYGAEHLLTRRAVSPQVADKLVERIEWWKHYVSLFGAQLDNNPSPGNKAGGLTTIAEKSLGAVAKAGSTALVDVYQYAEPVEAKGLVFMDTPGYDPASVTGMVAGGANVVCFTTGRGSCFGCKPTPSIKIATNTPMYDRMLPDMDINAGSVLEGESITSAGERIFEEILAVASGKPTKSEQQNIGDEEFVPWLVGPTL is encoded by the coding sequence ATGGCAGACGAGCAAATTTCTGCCCAACTCGTCGTGCTGGACGCCTCGGACAACGTCGCGGTCGCCCGCACTAATATCGCCGCAGGCACGCCCTTGACCTGCGGGGGTGCCGATTTCGCGGCCCTAGATCCTGTTCCAGCTGGCCATAAAATCTCAGTTCGCCCCATTAAACGTGGCGAGGCGGTTAAAAAATATGGGCAGATCATCGGCCAGGCAACCAGCGATACCCGGCCGGGCGAGCACGTCCATAGCCACAACTTGGCAATCGTCGATGTCCACGCCGATTATGCCGCTTGTTCTCAGATTCCCGATCCTCCGGCCCCCATTACCGATCGGACCTTTGAAGGCTACGTACGAGCCAACGGCAAGGTCGGCACGCGGAACTATCTGGCCGTAATCAGCACGGTGAACTGCTCGGCCAGTGTCGCGAAGTTCATTGCCCAGCGATTTCCGCCGGAAGAATTGGCGAAATACCCCAACATCGATGGAGTGATCGCTTTCAAGCACGAGGCGGGCTGCGCCATGCAGTACCAAGGGGACGCCCATCATACGCTTAATCGCTTGATGGCCGGTATCGCCAGGCATCCCAATGTGGGTGGCTTTCTTCTGGTTGGCCTGGGCTGCGAAACGGGGGCGATGGGTTACTTGCTGCAGGAACAAAATCTGGTGCAGATCGAAGGGGTAGGGGGGCCAGACCGACCAGGCCCGCTCGTCCTTTCGATGCAAGACATGGGTGGCACGTTGAAGACCGTCGAAGCTGGCATCGCGCAGGTTTCTCAGATGCTTCCCCAGGTCAACGATGTTCGCCGACAAACGGTTTCGGCCAGTCATTTATGCGTAGGGCTCGAATGTGGCGGAAGCGATGGTAACTCAGGAGTTACCGCCAACCCGGCACTTGGAATTGCCAGCGACCGAATTGTCGCTTGCGGCGGAACCGCAATTCTGAGCGAAACTTCCGAAGTCTACGGAGCCGAGCACTTACTCACCCGACGTGCCGTCAGCCCTCAGGTCGCCGATAAACTGGTGGAAAGGATCGAGTGGTGGAAGCATTACGTCTCGCTGTTCGGTGCGCAGCTAGATAACAATCCATCGCCAGGGAACAAAGCGGGCGGCTTGACCACTATCGCAGAGAAGTCCTTAGGGGCGGTCGCGAAAGCGGGCAGCACGGCTTTGGTTGATGTTTATCAATATGCCGAACCGGTAGAAGCCAAGGGCCTGGTCTTTATGGATACGCCAGGCTACGACCCAGCCAGTGTCACCGGCATGGTGGCTGGTGGAGCGAACGTGGTTTGCTTTACGACCGGGCGAGGAAGCTGTTTCGGTTGCAAGCCAACCCCTTCGATCAAGATCGCCACGAACACCCCGATGTACGATCGCATGCTGCCTGACATGGACATAAATGCCGGCAGCGTTCTCGAAGGGGAATCGATCACTTCCGCCGGCGAACGCATTTTCGAGGAAATCCTCGCGGTTGCCAGCGGCAAGCCAACCAAGAGCGAACAGCAGAATATCGGCGACGAAGAGTTCGTGCCTTGGCTGGTTGGCCCCACGCTGTAA
- a CDS encoding leucine-rich repeat domain-containing protein, whose amino-acid sequence MMNTFTLPGYCCFFSVLFAVPLLQAEERKYESPEIRQAILHLQGNGARVHFNMPRTGAFRPANAQREKEYSVPYTVNLYEMKATAENLSALLVLPQVERLYLSNEFDRSDRTWKTLSQFGELQHLSIMDSLKNEDIEHIAEFSNLQSLEIRLGDVDSSYLWYLEELRNLQRLSIHVDGDDEASFTSLPNMPKLSQLILHLHGTKPVSLDGIENLKELRSLNVNARAIQGSELKGIAKLSHLQLLTLANAEFAASDLEMMFQQLKGLEYLNFTNCKLGTNDLSALKNLSKLQRLQVYNTPIDDDSLATLVDLPELNYMYVRGSDITDDGLKHLAKMPKLNRVYLYHTKVTPEGVKWINEQRPKMKVSAPVQNN is encoded by the coding sequence ATGATGAACACATTCACCCTTCCAGGGTACTGTTGCTTTTTTAGCGTGCTGTTTGCGGTACCGCTTTTGCAAGCGGAAGAGCGAAAGTACGAGTCGCCCGAGATACGCCAAGCGATTCTGCACTTGCAAGGGAACGGGGCGCGGGTTCATTTCAATATGCCGCGGACTGGGGCATTTCGTCCTGCCAACGCCCAGCGAGAGAAAGAGTATTCGGTTCCCTATACCGTGAATTTGTACGAGATGAAGGCCACCGCCGAGAATCTCTCGGCTCTGTTGGTATTGCCTCAGGTGGAGCGGCTTTACCTCTCGAATGAATTCGACCGGAGCGATAGGACATGGAAGACGCTTTCCCAGTTCGGTGAACTGCAACACTTGTCGATCATGGATAGCTTGAAGAACGAAGATATCGAGCACATTGCCGAGTTCTCGAATTTGCAGTCGTTGGAAATTCGCCTTGGAGATGTCGATTCGTCGTACCTCTGGTATCTGGAGGAGCTGAGAAACTTACAACGCTTGTCGATTCATGTCGATGGAGACGACGAAGCCTCGTTTACTTCGTTGCCGAACATGCCGAAGCTGAGTCAGTTGATCTTGCATCTGCATGGGACGAAACCGGTCTCTTTGGACGGCATTGAAAATCTGAAAGAATTACGATCGCTCAACGTCAATGCTCGCGCGATCCAGGGAAGTGAACTTAAAGGGATCGCGAAGCTATCTCATCTGCAACTGTTGACGCTTGCAAATGCCGAGTTTGCCGCGAGCGATTTGGAGATGATGTTTCAACAGCTCAAGGGCTTAGAGTATCTCAATTTCACGAACTGCAAGTTGGGAACAAACGATCTGTCAGCCCTTAAAAACCTCTCCAAGCTGCAGAGGTTGCAGGTCTACAACACGCCAATCGACGACGATTCGCTGGCAACGTTGGTCGATTTGCCTGAGTTGAACTACATGTACGTTCGCGGCTCAGACATTACCGACGATGGTTTAAAGCATCTGGCGAAGATGCCCAAGTTAAATCGAGTTTACTTGTACCATACGAAAGTAACGCCCGAAGGGGTGAAGTGGATCAACGAGCAGCGTCCTAAGATGAAGGTCTCGGCGCCGGTTCAAAATAATTAA
- a CDS encoding leucine-rich repeat domain-containing protein produces the protein MNCFRSLFRWVFLAGCLSVIGFLPPLARADGQQYESPEIKQAIEYLRKQGATVNFYSTTLGRIGDPFRIKQEVTYYINIHSMVPNPENLAALLVVPKVDRLSVGPNFKRDQLAWNTLAQLSEITTLSISGDLQEYDLPNIARFSNLKTLTLQQANNLNPEDLWYLEELTSLKRVSLSLDEDGAPYFDYLARVPHLEDVSLSLSRDKPVSLAGIQKLEHLVSLSIDAQDVPGTDLQEVGQLSQLTSLNLLRTFLRPEEMEIFRGLNKVTYLNLYRCHFKDNPVDAFEGMTSLERIQLSSNDMTDAVFLPLSKLPKIRYMYVRGSKITDEGLAHLHKAKSLRMIQLSSTDITQAGVDALAKALPTLQVIAPLNKQ, from the coding sequence GTGAATTGCTTTCGTTCGTTGTTTCGCTGGGTGTTCTTGGCTGGCTGCCTGAGCGTGATCGGTTTTCTCCCTCCGCTGGCGCGGGCCGATGGTCAGCAATATGAATCTCCAGAAATCAAGCAGGCGATTGAGTATCTGCGGAAGCAAGGAGCCACGGTCAACTTCTACTCGACAACTCTAGGACGAATCGGAGATCCTTTCCGGATCAAACAAGAGGTCACTTATTACATCAATATTCATTCGATGGTTCCCAACCCTGAGAATCTCGCCGCGTTGTTGGTGGTGCCTAAGGTTGATCGCTTGTCGGTAGGTCCGAATTTCAAACGAGATCAGTTGGCATGGAACACTCTGGCTCAGTTAAGCGAGATTACCACGCTTTCTATCTCGGGGGATTTACAGGAATACGATCTACCTAACATTGCTCGCTTCTCGAACTTAAAAACGCTGACGCTGCAGCAAGCCAATAATTTGAATCCCGAAGACCTGTGGTACCTGGAAGAACTGACTTCCTTGAAACGCGTGTCCCTCTCGCTCGACGAAGACGGCGCACCGTACTTCGATTACTTGGCCAGGGTGCCGCATCTAGAGGATGTCTCTCTTTCCCTTTCTAGAGACAAGCCCGTTTCTTTAGCGGGCATACAAAAACTCGAGCATCTCGTTTCGCTCAGCATCGATGCCCAAGACGTTCCCGGGACCGACCTGCAAGAGGTCGGACAGCTATCCCAATTGACGTCGTTGAATCTGTTGCGAACTTTTCTCCGGCCGGAAGAAATGGAAATCTTTCGCGGGTTGAACAAGGTGACCTACCTCAACCTCTATCGCTGCCACTTCAAAGACAACCCGGTGGATGCCTTCGAGGGGATGACGTCGCTAGAACGAATTCAGCTTTCAAGCAACGACATGACCGATGCCGTCTTCTTACCACTTAGCAAGCTCCCCAAGATTCGCTATATGTATGTTCGTGGATCAAAAATCACGGACGAAGGACTAGCTCATTTGCATAAGGCCAAGTCGCTACGCATGATCCAGCTAAGTTCAACCGATATCACACAGGCCGGTGTCGACGCGCTTGCCAAAGCGCTGCCTACCCTGCAAGTGATCGCCCCTCTTAATAAGCAATAA